The genomic window GCAGGACCTTTCTTTCCTTGCCCGGCATATTTCCCAGTGTGTTCCAGGCCAGAACAGCATTGTCAAAGGATTTCGGTCTGAATGCCGAAGTCAGTTTTGTTGCATCAAGCTGTCTGAATTTCGCCTCTTTTGGATCAAGTTTCAGGGCAAGGCATGTCAAAATCATTTCACGGTCGTAATCGATGCCTTCATATCCATGGACGCACATGGACATATCCTGTGCAAGTCGTCCTTCCCCGCATCCAACATCCAGGAGTTTCTTGCTTCTTTTTCGCTCAAGGAATTTTGCCAGAAGCCTTTTTTCTGCGGTAAGGTATGAAATATATTCACGAGGGTACAACAAAACCTGAAGGGCAAAACTTTTCAGGGAAGCCATGGTTTGATTCCTTATACAATCGACGGTTGCATATCTCCCTGTGTTTTTTGGCCCGGGGAAATACTTTCATCAAGGGTTTCTTTTGGCATAATCGCACTTTTGAAACCGGACGCCGGATCCGCTATGGTATTCCGGGTTTCAGAAACTGTCGGGGAATGACATGAGAAAGTATCTGCTGTTTCCGCTTCTGTGCGCTGTGCTGCTGCTGTCTGCGCCTGCCAGGGCCGATGTGAACCTGTTCCAGAAGGCTGAAGTGTTCCGGACTGTGGAGTCGGGAGACCTGAAAGGACTGGAGGCTGCCCTTGTACGGGGTGAGGATCCCAACATGGCCGATGGGAAGGGGCGCACTCCCCTGATCTTTGCCATTGCATCCCGCAACCTGGACATGCTGCAGGTCCTGCTGAAGCACAGGGCCAATCCCCGCAAGGCAGACAAGGCCGGCAATACTCCCATGCACTGGGCTGCGGAAGGCGGTGATCCCCAGATTGTCCAGATTCTTCTGGACAACAAGGTGACCCCGGATCCCGAAAACAGGGAAGGGATGACTCCGCTGCTTGTTGCCGCGAAGCAGGGGCATGCGGCGGTGGTGGAAAAGCTTCTGTCCGCCGGGGCTGATCCGGCACACTCGGACTTTACAGGTCGGGACGCGCTGTCCTGGGCGGAAGATTCCCGCAACGCCCAGGTCCGGGTGATCCTGCAGGCGAAGGCAGGGAAGTAGGCTGCTGCCACCTATGGAAAAATTATATGATCTGTATCTGACATCCACATTCAGGAATCCCTGGAATGTGTGGTTCAATCCTGTTCTGGGAGAGGCGCTGGAAAAAACCGGCCTTTGCTGCTACCTGCCGCACCGGGATACAAACCAGAAGGGAACAGCCGGGGAAATCTTTGGACAGGATCTGGCAGGAATCCGGTCCAGCCGGACCATTCTTGCCCTGGCGGAGAATGAAAGCCCCAACTGGGGCGCCGAGGTTGGCTATGCCTGGGCATTGGGGATTCCTGTTATCGGACTGGCCCGCCAGGATCATGCCCTTCCCCTGATCCTTGCCGGAATGATTCCGCACGTGCTGCGGGTCCAGAATCTTGACGCCATTGATTCGTATCTCGACAGCCTGCATGGGATGATCGCGAAAAACCTGCAGTCTGAAAAACAGGATTCGTGCTGTTGACAGAGTCCGGGAATCTCTTTAAGAGAGCGCTTCCGTTTGTGCCCAGGTGGCGGAATTGGTAGACGCGCTGGTTTCAGGTACCAGTGGTAGAGATACCGTGGAGGTTCGAGTCCTCTCTTGGGCACCATCAGACCTCTACCCTGACGGGAAACGGATGCCCGGCAGGGGTTTTCTGGTCACAGGGAGGGGTCCTTGACTGTTACACTTTATACCGGGGATCTGCCCGCCGGCCTTGATCTGGGTCCGGCAGTCGCCGTGGACACGGAAACCATGGGGCTTAATCCGGGCCGTGACCGGCTGTGTCTGGTCCAGCTGTCCTCCGGTGACGGGAACGCCCACCTGGTCCGGTTTCCGAAGGGACAGTACGAGGCGCCCAATCTGAAGCGGCTTCTGGCTGATCCGGCCGTCACAAAAATCTTTCATTTTGCCCGTTTTGATACAGCCATCCTGAAAGCATGGCTGGGTGTTGACTGCGCCCCCCTATACTGCACCAAGATTGCCTCGCGTCTGGTGCGAACCTTCACCGACCGCCACGGTCTGAAGGAACTGTGCAAGGATCTTCTGGGAACTGAAATCTCGAAACAGCAGCAGTCCTCGGACTGGGGTGCGGACAAGCTGACCGCCGAACAGCTGGCCTATGCGGCTGCGGATGTCCTGCATCTGCACCAGATCCGCGAACGGCTGGACATGATGCTGCAGCGGGAAAACCGGGTGGAGCTGGCCCAGGCCTGTTTCCGCTTCCTGCCGGTACGTGCCGCCCTCGATCTGCAGGGCTGGCCAGAAGTTGACATTTTTGCCCATTAAATTCACCGGACATGATTGCGCAGGGAAAACAGATGAGCGGGACAGTTGCGGTGAAAGAAAAACCAAAGGTTGAGCATACGGAAATTCTTTCTGCGGCCCGTCGCGTTCTGGGTCAGGAGGGGCAAGCGCTGGAGAAGCTGGCGGCCAGTCTGGGCGGCGAATTTGTCCGTGCAGTCCAGCTTGTGGAAGGTGTCAGGGGCCGTGTGATCCTGACCGGCATGGGCAAGAGCGGCCATGTGGCCCACAAGATTGCTGCCACCCTGGCATCAACAGGAACGCCGGCCTTTTTTGTCCATCCGGCCGAGGCCAGTCACGGCGATCTGGGGATGGTGACGGACCAGGATGCTGTTCTGGCTCTGTCATACTCGGGCAATACGGCGGAGCTTCAACCCGTTGTGGCCTATACGCGCCGGTTCCGAATTCCCCTGCTGGCCATGACGCGGCAGGCAAAATCTGCACTGGCCGAGCAGGCAGACGTCACCCTTCTGTTGCCGGATGTAGCCGAGGCCTGTCCGCTGGGGCTGGCGCCCACCACATCCACAGCCATGATGATGGCGCTGGGGGATGCCCTGGCTGTCACTCTTCTGGAGCGCCGGAATTTCACGGCCCATGATTTCCGCCAGTTCCATCCCGGTGGTTCCCTGGGCCAGCGGCTGGTGAAGGTCAGCAGCATCATGCATACAGGGGACAGCGTTCCCCTGGTATCCATGGACGCGCGGGTTTCAGATGTCATTCTGGTCATGACGTCCCGGGGCTTCGGGTGCACGGGCGTTCTGGCGGCTGATGGCTCCCTGGCGGGGATCATTACGGACGGCGACCTGCGCCGCCATATGGGACCGGCCCTGCTGGACCAGAAGGCGGGGGAGATCATGACCCGCTCTCCCCGCACCATTCACAGCAACGCGCTGGCGGAAGAGGCACTGGCCATGATGAACATGACGGAGCGTCCGTTCACGGCGCTCTTTGTGGTGGATGACGGGAGGCCCCTGGGGATCCTGCATATCCATGACTGTCTGCGGGCGGGGGTAATCTGACAGGGCAATGGTATGGGGCTGAAGAATTCTGTAATCGGGGAACCCAGCAGACTTTTCACTGAACAGGACGGAATGCACAGGAAACCTCCCCCTCTTTCAGCCATGCACATGCGGCGCCAGGAAACGCCCACAGGGCATTCTGCGCCGGCTGAGCCGGGGAAGATACCGCCGCGGCCCCATCCTGCGGGAGGTATTCCTGCGCGCAACAGGCCCCTGCCGGGTCCCCGCCCCCTGTTGCCCCATCATTTCAGAAAGGGATATACCCGCCTTGTCCGTCTGCTGAAGGTGATACTGCCTCTTGTTGCTGCCGGACTTCTGGTCATGCTGGTAGTCTGGCCGTTCCTGGAAGAAGGGGGAAAGGCTCCTGTTGCCGATGACGGTGGCGAACTCCAGATGCTCAAACCCCGGTATGTGGGAAGAGACAGTGAGAACAGGCCATTCTCCCTGTGGGCGGAAAGGGCCGTCCAGTCTGCCTCCGGAACAGATGTTGTTACCCTGGTTTCTCCGCAGGGGGAGCTGACAACCACTGATGGACATATGGTGACAATCAGTGCCCGTACAGGAGAATACAACCAGAAAACGCGCAATCTTCTTTTGGTGGATGATGTGCTCGTGTATCATGACGACGGCTATGAGCTGAAAACCAGCCGGGCTGTCATCGAGACCCAGACCATGAACGCCTGGGGAGAGGCTCCCGTCTCAGGACAGGGGCCTTTCGGAAGCATCCGGGCCAAGGGGTTCAGGATGACAGAGCGGGGGGGAAAACTGGTCCTGACAGGTCCGGGCCAGGTAACCCTGACCAGGATCGACTATTAGGAGGATACCATGGCCCGGAAGGCCTGGTTGCTTGTCCTGCTTGTTCTGGCTGCCCCGCTGGCCCCGGCGTGGGGGCAACAGGGCCTGTTGTCCGGAACGGGCAGTACTGACGACAAGACTCCCGTGGAAGTCCAGGCCGACGAGGCTCTGGAATGGCACCGGGATGACAAGGTCTATATTGCAAAGGGCAATGCCAGCGCAAAACGCGGTGATATGACCTTGCTGGCCGATATTCTCACGGCCCATTACAGGGACGGGGCCAACGGTGGAACGCAGATCTGGAAGCTGACGGCCTCGGGGAATGTCAGGATCATTACTCCTACGCAAAAAGCTTTCGGGGATGAGGCGGTATATGACGTGGACCCGCAGGCCGCTGTTCTTACAGGGAAAAACCTGAAGCTGGAAACGCCCCAGGACACTGTAACAGCACAGGACAGCTTGGAATACTGGAGCCTGGACAAAAAGGCCGTGGCCAAAGGCAATGCCGTGGCCACCCGGGGCCAGAACCGGCTGAGGGGAGATGTGCTCGAGGCCCGGTTCCAGGAGAATGCCCAGGGAAATCTGGATCTGAAAACCATTGATGCTGTGGGGGATGTGACCATCGTGACGCCCAGTGATGTCCTGCGAGGCCAGAAGGGGACCTATAATGTTCTGGCTCAGACAGCTGTCATTGACGGCGATGTCAGGATTACGCGGGGGGATAACCAGCTGAATGGCGACAGGGCGGAGGTCAATCTGGCCACAGGAATCAGCCGCATGCTGTCGTCCGGTCCAACGCCCGGAAAGACGGGCGGGCGCGTCAAGGGTCTGTTTGTCCCTAACAAACCTCCGGACATAAAAACGCAGAACGGAACCCCGAAACAGCAGGGCAAAAAGCCCTCCCGGGGGAACTGACAGGACATCATGAACAACCGTATAACGCTCAAACCTTCTGCACCGCCACCCGGATCTGTTGTGGCTGAGCCTGCTTCCGGAACAGTCCTGTCGGTGCACAATGTTGGCAAAAGCTATAAGGGCAGACCTGTCCTGCGGGATGTCAGCCTGTCCATCCGCAAGGGCGAGATTGTGGGGCTTCTGGGCCCCAACGGCGCTGGAAAGACGACCTGTTTCTATATCATTACGGGTCTGATCAGGCCTGATACGGGGAATATCCGGCTGGGCGGAGTACAGATTACCTCCCTTCCCATGTACCGCCGGGCCCGCCTTGGTATCGGCTATCTTCCCCAGGAAGCCTCGGTTTTCCGGGGCCTGACCGTGGAGGACAATATCCGTGCGGTCCTGGAAGTGGCAGAGCCCGATACGGACAAGCGCGCGTCCATGCTGGAAACTCTTCTGGCCGAGTTCTCCATCACACACCTGCGGCGCACGCTTGCTATAGCCCTGTCGGGAGGAGAGCGCCGCCGTGTGGAGATTGCACGCGCCCTGGCCACGCGGCCTGCCTTTATCCTTCTGGATGAGCCCTTTGCAGGTATTGACCCCATCGCCATAAATGATATCCGCGAACTGGTGATCCATCTGCGTAACCGGGGAATCGGTGTTCTGATTACCGATCATAACGTCCGGGAAACCCTGGATCTGGTGGATCGGGCCTGTATTATCCATGAAGGAAGGGTTCTGCGCGAGGGAACAGCTGCCGAGATCGTGTCTGACAGGGACGTCAGGCGCGTTTACCTTGGAGAAAGTTTCAGTCTCTATAATAAAGAGAGCGAAGCAAGGGAAAAAGTGTTACAGGACTGAACTCCCGTCATCGGGGAGCCTTATCCATACAGGACCTTGTGCAGTTTTCGAGCAGATACAGGAAAGCCAGAGCCATGAACCTGACCATCAAGGGCAAGCAGATTGATGTGGGTGATGCCCTCAGAACCCATGTGACGGGACGTCTGACAGAAGTCATTGGCAAGTATTTCGAGAACCCTCTCGAGGGATCTGTCGTTTTTTCCCGTGACAGACACCACATGTTCCGGGCGGACATCCAGGTCCACATCGGCCGGGGCATTGTCCTGCAGAGCAGCAGCGAGGCCAGCGAGGCCCATCCGGCCTTTGACCTGTCCCTGGACAAGCTGTCCACGCGTCTGCGCCGGTACAAAAGCCGTCTGCGTGACCATCACAAACGTTCCGTTGCCAACGGCAGCACACTGGCCAGCCCTTACTATATCCTGCAGCCCGAGGCCGAAGATTCTCCGGAAGAAAACAGCAAATCCGCTGACAATCCTGTCATCGTGGCCGAGATGACCACCAGCATCGAGAACCTGACGGTGGGCGAGGCTGTGATGCGCATGGATCTGGCTGATACCCCGGCCTTGGTTTTCCGCAACCGGGCGCATGGAAAGCTGAATGTCATCTATCGCCGCAACGACGGGCATATTGGCTGGATCGATCCCCGGGAGATCTGATTCTGTGGAAAAGTCAGTACGGATATGATGCGCCGGTGTTCCAACATATTGTTTTTTCAGAAAAAACAGTATCGCGATTGCTTTCACCGGATCTTCGGGTAAAGTCTGTCCATCCTTGAGCAACCCTGAGGGAGAACCATGCCTCTTTCTGTCATGAAGATCCTGACCCAGCGGTCCATCATCCCGAACATGAAGGCCTCCGGGAAAAAGCAGATTCTCCAGGAAATGGCGGCCCGGGCCGGTGCTGTTACCGGCATTCATGAACGGGCCATCTTTGACGTTGTTTTCGAGCGCGAAAAGCTGAGCACCACGGGCATTGGCCATGGCGTCGCCATTCCCCACGGCCGCCTGTCCGGACTGGACAGGGTCTGTGGTTTTTTCGCCCGTCTGGATCGTCCTGTGGCTTTTGAGGCCATCGACGACCAGCCAGTGGATCTGGTGTTCATGCTTCTGGCGCCACCCGAGGCGGGAGCAGACCACCTGAAAGCCCTGGCGGCGGTGTCCCGTCTGCTGCGTGATACCCGCATGTGTGAAAAGCTGCGGGGCTGTGGATCTGCGGATGCCGTTCTGGCCCTTCTGGCCCAGGATGAGCTTGAGGCGACCCCGGCGGCTGCCTGAGATCATGACACGGTAACTCCGAACGGGATGAGGATATCCCTGCCGTTCTGCCTGACCTGAAGAAACAGCTTCAGAAACCCGCTGCGTTCCGGGGTCAGGTGGAACTGCAGCCCGGGACTGCTGGCGCCCTGTTCCAGAGGATGGATGTGGGCCATGGTGGCAAAGTCATCATAAAAACCGGCGATGTGGGCGCGTGCGCCCATCACTGGCTCCAGATCTGTAATGGGTTGGTTTGATGCATCAGTAGTGATGCGGAATGTTCCCATAACAGGGATGCCTGCTTTCAATGGTCCATCAAAAGACAGGGTGGCTTTCAGGCCTTCTGCCTGTCCCTGCAGCGAAACTGTCTTGTCCGCGCAGGATCCTGAACACGGATTTTGGCCTTTCAGAAGCGCTGAGGGGAATTGGCGCTGTTGCCCCACGGGGGTGATATCAGCCCATATCCTGTAGGATCTGTCTGCGGATGGAGTAAACGAAGTGATATATGTACCCAGCAGAGGGCCCGGCTCCGGATGAAGGTGGTGATAGTCTGCCAGGGTTTCATCCACCACCAGGAAATGGACTTTCTCCGTATGAACCTCCTCCAGCCTCTCCGGAGTGAGAAGGGAGCCATCACCGCCAGCAAGCTGGGCAAACAGGGGATTGGCCTGTTCCGGATCCAGGGTTTTCAGGATGACTTCAAGCCGGGCCGGGGCATCCGGAGGTGCAGAATTATGGCCTGCATGGCCGCTGTTATCCGCAAGACCTTGAACCGGTATCAGGGTGGCCAGGATCAGGGATATGAGGATTTTGAGCATGGTATTCACCCCTGCATCCAGAAAGAACCAGATCGTGGTTTTCCTCAACCAGCCTTGCAAAAGGCAGGAAGAGCGGAGAGGGGAGGCTGTCCGGACTGAACCAGCGCCATTCAGAAATTTTCTCCGGTTCCGGGTTTGTAGCCTTCTGCCCTGGGGGGAGAAGGGCTTTCATATAAACTGTTACGTAGTGTTTCCCTGTGTCCGGGAACACCACATTGGTCAGTGAGAGAAAAGTCGGGCCGGCAATCACCAGGCCTGTTTCTTCCAGTGTTTCCCGGATGGCGCAGTCCTCAAAGCTTTCCCCGTACTCCAGATGGCCGCCGGGTATTCCCCAGGCGCCAAAGCCATGGGGGCTGGTCCGTTGACCCAGAAGGACATAGCCATCCGGATTGATGATCACAACGCCCAGCCCGACGCGCGGCCCCTCATTATGCGACAAGGGACTGAAAGAACTGGATAATGTCATGACGGAAAACCCAGAGATAACGCACACCCACAAAGAGCAGGATCAGGAAAAGCAGGGAAGCCAGCCTGGGAGTGCGGAGCACCAGAAAGGGCACGAGGCGGATCAGCACGCCAATAAAGAAAATGGCCAGGACAATGATAACGGTTGGCAGCAGTGAAAACATGGCAGCCTCCCGGTTCAGGTGCCCATGAAAAGCGCCGGCACAGCCCAGGGAGACACGGGCCATAGCATCAGGAAGGACGGGTAATAGAAGATCTTTCGCCGCAGGTCTGCTTCCGTTACAGGCTTTCCGTCCTCGAAAGTCAGCTGCGGAGAGAAACTGTGGGTCCAAGGGGTGCTCCAGGGCGCCTCTCCCAGGGGCGTTTCCAGATAGAGGTTGTACTGTTCAGCAAAGTCGGGGCTGGAGACGTCTGTCCGGGCGATGGTATAGCGGGTTCCGGCCGGCACTTTTTCGGCCGCTGCAACGACCTGCAGGCCTGCGGGATCCCCATAGTGACTGCAGGCGCCATCGGGGGCCAGTTTCTGAAGGGTCGTCCGGGGCCCTGACTGCGGGGAATCCTTTTGCTCCAGTTTGTACAGGCAGGCCTCCCCGGCCGTCATAACGGTCTTCCCGTTGGCGGGGAAGTACACGGAACTGCCAGATATTTTCAGAAAATACAGGGGAAGGAAAACCGCCAGGAACAGGATCAGGGTTATCATTCCGTAAGGCTTGCCCCATTTCCGGGCCATCCAGATCAGGGCGATTATGAAGGGAATGGCGCACAGAAAGCCGGACCATCCCAGGTTCACCACTCCTGCGTACGAAAACAGGGCGGCAACTGCAAAGAGGACAGGACGGCGCAAGTGGGAAAGGATGCTCTGGGTCATGGCTGCAGACTAGCCGTATGCAGGGCCGGCAGCAAGATCCGGCGCTGCTGCAACAGCGAATTTATATATTGATGCAACAGTTTCCGGCCTTTATAAATCGGGGCAATCAGTTTGCACTGTAATGGTTTATGGACGCGAAAAGTATCAGAAACCTGTCCCGCCGGTCTGTCACTCCCAGGGTTGTTGCCCTTGGGGCAGTACTTTTGTTTGCTCCTGCCCACAGAATACAGGGATGGCCAGAGACCGGAATGGCAGTTTCCATGCAGAAAGCCCATGGAACGCCGGTCTGGTCTGAATACCCGCCCCTGAGGCCACCGGCGGAAACGGAACAGGTCCGGCCGGATCCGCAGGGTGGTCAGGATATTTCCGGTGCGGCGGCTGCAAGGGCGCAGATGGACACTTGGCTGGCCTTGGGAAGACTGGGACAGGCCATGGAAGAGTATGAGTGGTCGGTGGCTGATTACGCGTCCTGGGTGCAGGACTCTGACAACCGGCCCTTCAATCCCCGTAGTCCTGATGCGTATACCTTTGAAAATATAGCCAGACTGCGCGGGGATATGCTTCAGCAGCTGGCGGAGGCCGAAACCCTTCTGGAACGGGCTGAAGAGCAGTGCCATGGCAATCTGGATCTGCCTCCGGAAATACAGGATCTGTGCAGTGCACGGCTGAAGCAGGCGGCAGATGATATTCAGGATGGAAAGATTGACCAGTACATGAGGCTGTTTATTGCAGCGGGCGAGAGCCTCAACGGTCCGGATCGTGAAGGGCAGACCATGGAGGCTTGCAGGATCATGGAAAGCTATTACCTGCAAGCCATGAGCCTGACGAGGCGCTACGAAAGGGATTGTGGCGACGGCCTTCTGGGACCGGAGTGTAAAGACACCACGACAGGTCGGGATGACAGCTATGATACCGAAGAGGCTGGCCCTGTACTGGGACAGTGCCAGCTCCGCCTGCATCCAGAATACTTACCCTGTAAAAACGG from Pseudomonadota bacterium includes these protein-coding regions:
- the lptB gene encoding LPS export ABC transporter ATP-binding protein; this translates as MNNRITLKPSAPPPGSVVAEPASGTVLSVHNVGKSYKGRPVLRDVSLSIRKGEIVGLLGPNGAGKTTCFYIITGLIRPDTGNIRLGGVQITSLPMYRRARLGIGYLPQEASVFRGLTVEDNIRAVLEVAEPDTDKRASMLETLLAEFSITHLRRTLAIALSGGERRRVEIARALATRPAFILLDEPFAGIDPIAINDIRELVIHLRNRGIGVLITDHNVRETLDLVDRACIIHEGRVLREGTAAEIVSDRDVRRVYLGESFSLYNKESEAREKVLQD
- a CDS encoding ribonuclease D, which gives rise to MTVTLYTGDLPAGLDLGPAVAVDTETMGLNPGRDRLCLVQLSSGDGNAHLVRFPKGQYEAPNLKRLLADPAVTKIFHFARFDTAILKAWLGVDCAPLYCTKIASRLVRTFTDRHGLKELCKDLLGTEISKQQQSSDWGADKLTAEQLAYAAADVLHLHQIRERLDMMLQRENRVELAQACFRFLPVRAALDLQGWPEVDIFAH
- the raiA gene encoding ribosome-associated translation inhibitor RaiA, producing the protein MNLTIKGKQIDVGDALRTHVTGRLTEVIGKYFENPLEGSVVFSRDRHHMFRADIQVHIGRGIVLQSSSEASEAHPAFDLSLDKLSTRLRRYKSRLRDHHKRSVANGSTLASPYYILQPEAEDSPEENSKSADNPVIVAEMTTSIENLTVGEAVMRMDLADTPALVFRNRAHGKLNVIYRRNDGHIGWIDPREI
- a CDS encoding NUDIX hydrolase, whose product is MTLSSSFSPLSHNEGPRVGLGVVIINPDGYVLLGQRTSPHGFGAWGIPGGHLEYGESFEDCAIRETLEETGLVIAGPTFLSLTNVVFPDTGKHYVTVYMKALLPPGQKATNPEPEKISEWRWFSPDSLPSPLFLPFARLVEENHDLVLSGCRGEYHAQNPHIPDPGHPDTGSRSCG
- the ptsN gene encoding PTS IIA-like nitrogen regulatory protein PtsN — protein: MPLSVMKILTQRSIIPNMKASGKKQILQEMAARAGAVTGIHERAIFDVVFEREKLSTTGIGHGVAIPHGRLSGLDRVCGFFARLDRPVAFEAIDDQPVDLVFMLLAPPEAGADHLKALAAVSRLLRDTRMCEKLRGCGSADAVLALLAQDELEATPAAA
- a CDS encoding nucleoside 2-deoxyribosyltransferase; this encodes MWFNPVLGEALEKTGLCCYLPHRDTNQKGTAGEIFGQDLAGIRSSRTILALAENESPNWGAEVGYAWALGIPVIGLARQDHALPLILAGMIPHVLRVQNLDAIDSYLDSLHGMIAKNLQSEKQDSCC
- a CDS encoding ankyrin repeat domain-containing protein, which gives rise to MRKYLLFPLLCAVLLLSAPARADVNLFQKAEVFRTVESGDLKGLEAALVRGEDPNMADGKGRTPLIFAIASRNLDMLQVLLKHRANPRKADKAGNTPMHWAAEGGDPQIVQILLDNKVTPDPENREGMTPLLVAAKQGHAAVVEKLLSAGADPAHSDFTGRDALSWAEDSRNAQVRVILQAKAGK
- a CDS encoding KpsF/GutQ family sugar-phosphate isomerase, encoding MSGTVAVKEKPKVEHTEILSAARRVLGQEGQALEKLAASLGGEFVRAVQLVEGVRGRVILTGMGKSGHVAHKIAATLASTGTPAFFVHPAEASHGDLGMVTDQDAVLALSYSGNTAELQPVVAYTRRFRIPLLAMTRQAKSALAEQADVTLLLPDVAEACPLGLAPTTSTAMMMALGDALAVTLLERRNFTAHDFRQFHPGGSLGQRLVKVSSIMHTGDSVPLVSMDARVSDVILVMTSRGFGCTGVLAADGSLAGIITDGDLRRHMGPALLDQKAGEIMTRSPRTIHSNALAEEALAMMNMTERPFTALFVVDDGRPLGILHIHDCLRAGVI
- the lptC gene encoding LPS export ABC transporter periplasmic protein LptC, with protein sequence MHRKPPPLSAMHMRRQETPTGHSAPAEPGKIPPRPHPAGGIPARNRPLPGPRPLLPHHFRKGYTRLVRLLKVILPLVAAGLLVMLVVWPFLEEGGKAPVADDGGELQMLKPRYVGRDSENRPFSLWAERAVQSASGTDVVTLVSPQGELTTTDGHMVTISARTGEYNQKTRNLLLVDDVLVYHDDGYELKTSRAVIETQTMNAWGEAPVSGQGPFGSIRAKGFRMTERGGKLVLTGPGQVTLTRIDY